From a single Arachis hypogaea cultivar Tifrunner chromosome 3, arahy.Tifrunner.gnm2.J5K5, whole genome shotgun sequence genomic region:
- the LOC112790887 gene encoding uncharacterized protein: MERRPSPLVDQTCTSRMFGIFNFLGGHFSRKLVFSARHLSRDGTDAGNTSNRSSSSELSAVDEMYPHIGVNSRRRDYGCKSVSCVENAQMAADQGNKVTKMTIDPKFVNKNYLSKQGAECQPDQLLDALQILYSNKELFLKLLQDPNSLLVKQISGLQSSQVNKYQNSNGRKSGKPVKSSFDRHDSGSNIELELRDKIVVLKPTTNKEKNSAATRFDSPWLHSHRSLIHNPQNAKFSHFPLCHIKRKLRYVMRARRKEQKTDGKPENDPCGCKFLQDGKILKELKSVGNSLETSPSIYEKRFKDSELCIGEEDASVSESCNRMTGDASVSPSEQNTLNMPVKDRKSLSVRRKEHLPNFESISSLQRYYNHGYITEGMRYLDNYQMDHRTKLGLQKERANGCSIRFLGHKNAPRDTIKTFSDKSKPFGTDIRTEESLPGGDLHAQSDNPRDDGYNDSPTLNLDKRNSTGEIEHFQDSHPEIQILSFPPKVVSSSPFSTERIEERTESVVEHSTLQPDEYLVQAVHEQIEDNHFAELVRSSLNGTNNLASSKDMLDCSREIVKVFGLKWDELVMKCESADMHDPSTFDELKGSMGQLSCNAILLDCVMQAFMEVYQNCGFPFNIARKNPHFQAYFAKKILAQEIAEVIKLHFVPHPSQITLDQLVGKDLERSESWLNIQVDIEHIVKEVEEDVLEDLVLEMVSEMDIRDLKTLHEHQTKHKGK, translated from the exons ATGGAGAGAAGACCATCTCCTCTGGTTGACCAAACATGCACGTCGCGAATGTtcggaatttttaattttcttggagGTCATTTCAGCAGAAAATTGGTTTTCAGTGCGAGGCATTTGAGTAGAGATGGCACTG ATGCAGGAAACACAAGCAACAGAAGTAGCTCAAGTGAGCTTAGTGCAGTTGATGAAATGTACCCTCACATTGGT GTAAATTCCAGAAGAAGAGATTATGGTTGTAAAAGTGTCAGTTGTGTGGAGAATGCTCAGATGGCGGCAGATCAAGGAAATAAAGTGACAAAGATGACTATTGATCCAAAATTTGTCAATAAAAACTATCTAAGCAAACAAGGTGCAGAATGTCAACCTGATCAACTCTTGGATGCTTTACAGATATTATACTCAAACAAAGAGCTTTTCCTAAAACTTCTACAAGATCCAAACTCTCTGCTGGTGAAACAGATAAGTGGTTTACAGAGTTCTCAAGTTAATAAATATCAAAACAGTAATGGAAGAAAATCTGGAAAGCCAGTTAAATCTTCCTTTGATAGACATGATTCCGGTTCAAATATTGAGCTGGAACTTCGTGACAAAATAGTGGTTCTGAAACCTACCACAAATAAGGAGAAAAATTCTGCTGCCACTAGATTTGATAGTCCATGGCTGCATTCTCATCGAAGCTTGATTCATAATCCACAAAATGCAAAGTTTTCACATTTTCCACTTTGTCATATAAAGAGGAAGTTGAGATATGTCATGAGAGCAAGGCGAAAAGAACAGAAAACTGATGGAAAGCCTGAAAATGATCCCTGTGGTTGCAAGTTCTTGCAAGATggcaaaatattaaaagaattgaAAAGTGTGGGAAATTCACTTGAGACTTCCCCTTCAATTTATGAGAAAAGGTTCAAAGATTCTGAATTGTGCATAGGAGAGGAGGATGCTTCGGTTAGCGAAAGTTGCAATAGGATGACAGGTGATGCTTCAGTCAGCCCTTCGGAGCAAAATACACTGAACATGCCTGTTAAAGATAGGAAAAGTCTGTCTGTAAGGAGAAAGGAGCATCTTCCTAACTTTGAGTCCATATCAAGCTTGCAAAGGTACTACAATCATGGTTATATCACTGAAGGGATGAGATACTTGGACAACTATCAAATGGACCATAGAACCAAGTTGGGGCTTCAAAAAGAAAGGGCAAATGGTTGTTCCATTAGATTTTTGGGACATAAAAATGCACCAAGAGATACCATTAAGACATTTAGTGATAAGTCGAAGCCTTTTGGTACTGATATTAGAACCGAAGAGAGTCTTCCTGGAGGCGATCTACATGCACAGTCTGATAATCCTAGAG ATGATGGATATAATGACAGTCCAACTCTCAACTTGGATAAAAGAAATTCAACCGGAGAAATTGAGCATTTTCAA GATTCACATCCAGAGATCCAAATTCTGTCCTTTCCACCCAAAGTTGTTTCATCAAGCCCATTTTCCACTGAAAGAATAGAAGAAAGGACTGAATCTGTTGTTGAGCATTCCACATTACAACcag ATGAATATCTGGTACAAGCAGTGCACGAACAAATCGAAGATAACCATTTTGCAGAACTTGTAAGATCCTCCTTAAATGGAACAAACAATCTAGCCTCCTCCAAGGACATGTTGGACTGCTCAAGGGAAATTGTTAAGGTTTTCGGCTTGAAATGGGATGAACTCGTGATGAAGTGCGAATCAGCCGATATGCATGATCCATCCACATTTGATGAACTGAAAGGATCGATGGGTCAACTTTCTTGCAATGCAATCTTGCTTGACTGTGTCATGCAAGCATTCATGGAAGTATATCAGAATTGTGGTTTCCCATTTAACATTGCAAGGAAAAATCCACACTTCCAAGCATATTTTGCAAAGAAAATTCTTGCTCAAGAGATTGCTGAAGTGATTAAATTGCATTTTGTGCCTCATCCATCACAAATAACATTAGACCAGCTGGTTGGAAAGGACTTAGAAAGAAGTGAATCTTGGCTAAATATCCAAGTTGATATAGAACATATTGTGAAAGAAGTGGAGGAAGATGTGCTTGAAGATTTGGTATTGGAAATGGTATCTGAGATGGACATCAGAGACTTGAAAACTTTGCATGAACATCAAACAAAGCATAAAGGAAaataa